The nucleotide sequence CCGTTCCGCCAACCTGTGGCTGAGCAAGGACTTCGGTGATCTGTTCAGTGCCGGCGCCGGGGCGCGTTATGTCGACAGCCGTTATGGCGACAACGCCAACACGATCGAGGTGCCGAGCTACACGGTGGTCGATGCCAACTTCGACTGGCATGTGCAGAAGGACCTGACCCTGGGCGTGCAACTGAACAACCTGTTCGATCGCCAGTACGCCACCACCAGCGGCAACAACGGACGGCAGTGGTACCTGGGCGAGCCGCGCTCGTTCTTCGTCACGGCTGACTACAACTTCTGATGCGATTGCACCGGCCCTGGGCCGGTGCACTCTGGAGGCACGCCCATGACGAAGCTCGACATCGAAGGCCTGGCCTGGCGTATCGACTCGCGCTGGTTGCTGCGCGAGGTGGGCCTGCACGTGGGGCAGGGTGAGTTCGTCGGCCTGATCGGGCCCAATGGTAGCGGCAAGACCAGCCTGCTGCGCTGCGCCTATCGCTCGACCGAGCCGGATGAAGGGCAGGTGCGCCTGGACGGCGACGATGTCTGGCAACGCCCGGCACGCTGGTGCGCGCAACGCATCGCCGTGGTGTTGCAGGAGTTTCCCCAGGAGTTCGGCTTGAGCGTACGCGATGTGGTGAGCATGGGACGCACGCCACACAAGGGCCTGTTCGACGGCGACACGCCGCACGATGCCCGACTGATCGCCCGGGCGCTGGATCAAGTCGGCCTGGCAAGCTGCGCCGAGCATGCCTTCGCGACACTGTCCGGCGGCGAGAAGCAGCGTGTGCTGCTGGCCCGTGCCCTGGTTCAAGAGCCGCAACTGCTGATCCTCGACGAGCCAACCAACCACCTCGACCCACGTTATCAACTGGAGTTGTTGCAGCACTTGCGCGGCCTGGGCCTGAGCATTCTCGCCAGCTTCCATGACCTCAACCTGGCCGCCGCCTTCTGCGACCGGCTGTATGTCGTCGATGGCGGCCGGATCGTTGCCAGCGGCACGCCGGATCAAGTGCTGACGAGCGCTGTCCTGGAGCAGGTGTTTGGCGTCCAGGCGCTGGTCGACCGGCATCCGTTGCACCCTTATCCACGTATTACCTGGATCACCCGATGATGAATGTCCGTTACCTGATCGGCCTGCTGCTGGTGGCGTTCGCGCTGCCTGGCCTGGCCAGTGAATACCCTTTGACGATCCGCAGTTGTGATCGCGACGTCACCTTCGCCAAGGCGCCGCAGCGGGTGGTGGTGCACGACGTCAACATGAGTGCGATGCTCCTGCACCTTGGCCTGCGTGAGCGGATTGTCGGCTACACAGGTTTCACTAAAAGCAAACACCGCGATCCGTGGGTCGATACGGCGCTGCAAGGTGTGCCGCAACTGGCCAATCGTTACCCGTCCATCGAAACCCTGCTGAGCGCCGACACCGAACTATTCTTCGCCGGCTGGAATTACGGCATGCACGTGGGCGGCCCGGTGACGCCGAGTACCCTCGCGCCGTTCGGCATTGCGGTGTACGAGCTGAGCGAATCCTGTTCCTGGATCATGCAGCAGAAGCGCGCC is from Pseudomonas sp. MYb118 and encodes:
- a CDS encoding ABC transporter ATP-binding protein, with protein sequence MTKLDIEGLAWRIDSRWLLREVGLHVGQGEFVGLIGPNGSGKTSLLRCAYRSTEPDEGQVRLDGDDVWQRPARWCAQRIAVVLQEFPQEFGLSVRDVVSMGRTPHKGLFDGDTPHDARLIARALDQVGLASCAEHAFATLSGGEKQRVLLARALVQEPQLLILDEPTNHLDPRYQLELLQHLRGLGLSILASFHDLNLAAAFCDRLYVVDGGRIVASGTPDQVLTSAVLEQVFGVQALVDRHPLHPYPRITWITR